In one Brevibacillus composti genomic region, the following are encoded:
- the terL gene encoding phage terminase large subunit, protein MEKYFKPPKIKQLVETFSFSELRKLIGEMDIEFFALCYFPKYFDRQFGKFHKELFAELKHMLANTGLITAFGLPREHGKSTISSFLFPLYATLYDKSQFTLIVSSTEQGCLPFLDMIKDEFETNQLLTEDFGVRKGNRWNNNEIWIRSKSGIDSCIAIRGIDGSLRGIHYKHLRPQLVLMDDLLKEDTARSEAKREQIKNTFTDVILPIGTRDTNILICGTILNEEDLMADLLKGKIPGVRSIRKSAVIQFSERDDLWSEWEVKYNNLQDEDRVNTARSFFIAHKDEMLEGTEILWPEYLDYYYLMCKKQAMGEKSFYKELQNNPRSTDDYIFQNIMYWDRLPEFEEMEVVMYIDPAIKAGKKNDYSAISIIGQHRKTKQIYVIDGNVYKLLPDDLFQQAIHKLFTYPVDKIGFEVNQAQSYMKQKFEEQLWKAKIYTPVESINSKGQKHERIISLEPDVKKGHILFNSANIRYNNQIKDYNRNCKFDDAPDSLYGAVQLIQSVKSLKFYDRSLLF, encoded by the coding sequence ATGGAGAAGTATTTCAAGCCACCGAAAATCAAGCAACTGGTGGAAACCTTCTCCTTTTCCGAGCTTCGCAAATTAATCGGAGAGATGGACATCGAATTCTTTGCGCTATGCTACTTCCCAAAATACTTTGATCGCCAGTTTGGCAAGTTTCATAAAGAATTATTCGCAGAGTTAAAACATATGCTGGCTAATACAGGACTGATTACGGCTTTCGGACTTCCTCGGGAACACGGAAAGTCAACGATCAGTTCTTTTTTATTTCCACTATATGCGACTCTGTACGATAAATCGCAGTTTACGTTGATTGTCTCAAGTACGGAGCAGGGCTGTTTGCCTTTCCTCGATATGATAAAAGACGAATTTGAAACCAACCAATTGCTGACAGAGGATTTTGGAGTTCGAAAAGGAAACCGCTGGAACAATAACGAAATATGGATTCGAAGTAAAAGTGGTATTGATTCCTGTATCGCCATCAGGGGTATAGATGGAAGTTTGAGAGGAATTCATTACAAACACCTGAGGCCTCAACTGGTACTTATGGATGACCTACTTAAGGAAGATACAGCACGATCTGAAGCCAAGCGAGAACAGATCAAAAATACATTCACAGATGTCATCCTCCCCATCGGAACAAGGGACACGAATATTCTTATTTGCGGTACAATTTTAAACGAAGAAGACCTGATGGCTGATCTACTCAAAGGTAAAATACCTGGTGTCAGAAGTATCCGAAAGTCGGCTGTAATTCAATTTTCGGAACGAGATGATTTATGGTCAGAATGGGAAGTCAAATATAACAATTTACAAGACGAGGACAGAGTCAACACGGCTCGGTCTTTTTTTATTGCCCATAAAGATGAAATGCTCGAAGGAACCGAAATATTGTGGCCAGAATATCTGGACTACTACTATCTCATGTGCAAGAAACAAGCGATGGGCGAAAAATCGTTTTACAAGGAACTTCAAAACAATCCGCGATCAACGGACGATTATATATTCCAGAACATTATGTATTGGGATCGTCTTCCGGAATTTGAAGAAATGGAAGTAGTCATGTACATTGACCCTGCGATCAAAGCGGGTAAAAAGAATGACTACTCTGCCATATCAATAATTGGTCAGCATCGAAAGACAAAGCAGATATATGTGATTGACGGTAATGTTTATAAACTGTTGCCGGATGATCTTTTTCAACAGGCTATTCACAAGTTATTCACATATCCTGTGGATAAAATTGGATTTGAAGTAAATCAGGCTCAGAGCTATATGAAGCAAAAATTTGAAGAGCAGCTATGGAAGGCTAAGATATACACGCCTGTTGAGAGTATAAACTCCAAAGGCCAGAAACATGAGAGAATCATCAGCTTGGAGCCGGATGTGAAGAAAGGGCATATTCTATTCAATTCTGCGAATATCCGATATAACAATCAGATCAAGGACTATAACCGAAATTGTAAATTTGATGATGCGCCAGATAGTTTGTATGGGGCTGTACAGTTGATTCAATCGGTAAAAAGTCTGAAGTTTTATGATCGGAGTTTGCTTTTTTGA
- a CDS encoding zinc ribbon domain-containing protein yields the protein MYQNKIAMIAANPKLVGKLCDLIGSMPNIDFPTMGGKVFWDTLAESGGWKLQKNKLTDHCRLIDPSNIRRAWGSERAMMSALERLQPSTPVSNDYTPGYTSNSESRKVFCPNCGQKVPEGRFCKECGSRMD from the coding sequence ATGTATCAAAACAAAATAGCTATGATCGCTGCAAATCCCAAATTAGTTGGGAAACTATGTGATCTTATTGGTTCGATGCCTAATATTGACTTTCCGACAATGGGTGGCAAGGTGTTTTGGGATACCTTAGCTGAGTCAGGTGGCTGGAAGCTTCAAAAAAATAAATTAACCGATCATTGTAGACTAATCGATCCTAGTAATATTAGAAGAGCATGGGGATCAGAACGAGCTATGATGAGTGCTTTGGAGAGATTGCAACCATCAACTCCTGTTTCAAATGATTATACTCCGGGATATACATCAAATTCTGAATCAAGAAAGGTATTTTGCCCAAATTGTGGTCAGAAAGTACCAGAAGGTAGATTTTGCAAAGAATGTGGATCGCGAATGGATTAA
- a CDS encoding phage portal protein, with product MQITESIILECLNELNQAALTKQKYLDYYNGNHAILKDYAMQESRSNRKLIFNFPRKFVDNEVGYLLGKPVNYVSKSDNDTVIHKIDLHTNHWDKEHNINLRKQSEIFGESYELNYVDSDGQFSAMVLTPLNAYVLEDGTADRNVLLGLHKFTRRFDDKVYLDIYTGNEILHYEIVNGSDNHSKSPELKYIDKHNHIFGRVPLISCPANTERKSGFQDVISLFDAYNALNSDLVNEIADHRNAYLVIENAKLEAEDLLNMKKMGIIQVPAGGKVSWLTKEINDSFVKNELDNIERKIFDMMDQVNFNENWASNTSSLALRNKLLNLENRVAMREAFMEKTIKQRLRNFFTYLLKKEGVQYDYRDIAVKFTRNLPTDLTGLADIIVKLQQVVSQESLLSLLPFVENPKLELNKFKAEQQRLTDMTEVVPNAE from the coding sequence ATGCAAATAACCGAATCAATCATATTAGAGTGTCTAAACGAACTCAATCAAGCCGCGCTAACCAAACAGAAATATTTGGATTACTACAACGGCAATCACGCTATCTTGAAGGATTACGCCATGCAGGAGAGCCGAAGTAACCGGAAGCTTATCTTTAACTTTCCCCGCAAGTTCGTGGACAATGAGGTAGGCTATCTGCTTGGCAAGCCAGTGAATTACGTTTCAAAGTCGGACAATGATACCGTCATCCATAAAATCGATTTACATACGAACCATTGGGATAAGGAGCATAACATTAATCTTCGGAAGCAAAGTGAAATCTTCGGTGAGAGTTACGAACTGAATTACGTCGATTCCGATGGGCAGTTTTCGGCCATGGTACTCACCCCACTCAATGCTTACGTCTTGGAAGACGGAACCGCAGATCGAAATGTACTGCTTGGGCTACATAAATTTACCCGCAGATTTGACGATAAAGTTTACTTGGACATTTATACCGGCAATGAAATCTTACATTATGAAATTGTCAACGGCAGCGATAATCACAGTAAATCACCAGAGCTAAAATATATCGATAAGCACAATCACATCTTTGGAAGAGTCCCCCTTATCTCCTGTCCAGCGAATACGGAGAGAAAAAGCGGCTTCCAAGATGTGATTTCTCTTTTTGATGCCTATAATGCTCTGAACTCGGATCTCGTCAACGAAATTGCCGATCATCGCAACGCCTATTTGGTCATCGAGAACGCAAAGCTGGAAGCCGAGGATTTATTGAATATGAAGAAAATGGGCATCATCCAGGTTCCGGCTGGTGGTAAGGTTTCATGGTTGACCAAGGAGATCAATGATTCCTTCGTTAAAAATGAACTCGATAACATCGAACGAAAAATTTTCGACATGATGGATCAAGTCAATTTTAACGAGAATTGGGCAAGCAATACCTCCTCCCTAGCTCTTCGGAATAAACTGCTCAATCTCGAAAATCGAGTGGCTATGAGAGAAGCCTTCATGGAAAAAACAATCAAGCAACGGTTACGCAATTTCTTCACCTATCTCCTGAAAAAAGAAGGAGTACAGTACGACTATCGGGATATTGCAGTCAAGTTTACCCGCAATTTGCCAACCGATTTGACGGGGCTTGCTGATATCATTGTGAAGTTGCAACAGGTTGTATCTCAAGAAAGTTTGCTTTCCCTCTTACCTTTTGTAGAGAATCCAAAACTGGAATTGAACAAGTTTAAAGCCGAACAGCAACGATTAACCGATATGACTGAGGTAGTTCCGAATGCAGAATAA
- a CDS encoding DUF4355 domain-containing protein has protein sequence MNLEQVKQFIEENKTNEELQSYLQGLNPYSVEGIERFIQSNKEAKSWFDSTVDKRLAKSLETWKANHLESLISEEIKKRFPAKDEKEIEVERLRAEIENMKQEKLRERLTSQAIKIASEKKLPLSLVDFFIGADEATTTANLTALEQSFQSAVQQQVEQRLKGEGYTPPADSTRKTFTLDALKGMSQDEINKNWEQVKQALQNK, from the coding sequence ATGAATTTGGAACAAGTGAAGCAATTTATTGAGGAAAACAAAACGAATGAGGAATTGCAATCGTATCTTCAGGGCTTGAATCCTTACAGCGTCGAAGGTATCGAACGGTTTATTCAATCGAACAAAGAAGCCAAAAGTTGGTTCGACAGCACAGTCGATAAGCGGTTAGCGAAATCGCTGGAAACATGGAAAGCGAATCATTTGGAAAGCCTGATTTCCGAAGAAATCAAGAAACGTTTCCCCGCCAAAGATGAAAAGGAGATCGAAGTCGAACGTTTACGGGCAGAAATTGAAAACATGAAGCAGGAAAAACTCCGTGAACGATTGACCAGTCAAGCCATCAAAATAGCCAGTGAAAAGAAACTTCCACTCTCGTTAGTGGATTTTTTTATTGGCGCAGATGAGGCAACCACGACTGCCAATCTGACTGCACTCGAACAATCATTTCAATCGGCAGTACAGCAACAAGTGGAACAACGGCTGAAAGGTGAAGGTTATACGCCTCCTGCTGATTCAACAAGAAAGACATTTACGCTGGATGCCCTCAAGGGAATGTCCCAAGATGAAATCAACAAGAATTGGGAGCAAGTGAAACAGGCATTACAAAACAAATAA
- a CDS encoding phage major capsid protein, which yields MSVTNFIPTIWSARLNENFKKNLVYGNVVNTDYEGEIKGQGSTVKINSIGAVTIGNYDKSIGIGNPEELDSTQKNLVIDQAKFFNFQVDDVDAAQANVDLLDGGIQEAAYGLANVVDQYIAGFYTEVKAENVIGSDTTPVVPTKDTAYDLLVDLGVILDENDVPETDRFVVVPAFFYGLLVKDPRFTKDVNVMRTGFVGNIDNMAVYKSNNVPNNAGAKYKIMAGHKSAIAFAGQVDSVEAYRPEKQFSDAIKGLQVFGAKCIKPEGLAVLTANKS from the coding sequence ATGTCAGTTACTAATTTTATTCCTACAATCTGGAGCGCAAGGCTCAATGAGAACTTTAAGAAAAATCTGGTTTATGGAAATGTGGTCAATACCGATTATGAAGGTGAGATCAAAGGTCAAGGCTCCACCGTTAAAATAAACTCGATTGGAGCTGTAACCATCGGCAATTATGATAAGTCAATTGGTATCGGCAATCCGGAAGAACTCGACTCTACGCAAAAGAATCTGGTCATCGATCAAGCCAAGTTTTTCAATTTTCAGGTCGATGATGTGGATGCCGCGCAAGCCAATGTTGATTTACTCGATGGCGGAATTCAAGAAGCCGCTTACGGACTTGCGAATGTCGTTGACCAATATATTGCGGGATTTTACACCGAAGTGAAAGCCGAAAACGTGATTGGCAGTGATACTACGCCCGTTGTTCCAACCAAAGACACGGCTTATGACCTGTTGGTGGATTTGGGCGTGATTCTGGATGAAAACGATGTGCCTGAAACCGACCGATTTGTCGTCGTTCCGGCGTTCTTTTACGGATTGCTCGTCAAAGATCCTCGATTTACAAAGGATGTCAATGTGATGAGAACGGGCTTTGTCGGCAATATCGATAACATGGCGGTCTACAAATCCAATAATGTGCCAAATAACGCAGGAGCCAAGTATAAAATCATGGCGGGTCATAAGAGTGCCATTGCTTTTGCTGGACAAGTAGACTCAGTTGAAGCGTATCGTCCAGAGAAGCAATTCTCCGATGCGATCAAAGGTTTGCAAGTGTTCGGAGCCAAGTGCATCAAGCCTGAAGGATTGGCTGTGCTTACGGCAAACAAGTCCTAA
- a CDS encoding phage head-tail connector protein, with the protein MSDQLDLLKRLLSMDISDNTFDDILTHYLDKARSNILGYCNIDDLPSVYDSVVVDYAVYLYKNRDSVGFTQKQEGERSAAYEPGIPSSIRLALPLPKIKVGY; encoded by the coding sequence ATGAGCGACCAATTGGATTTGTTAAAGCGATTATTAAGTATGGATATATCAGACAACACGTTCGACGATATCTTAACCCATTATCTCGATAAAGCCAGAAGCAACATCCTCGGTTACTGCAACATTGATGATCTTCCCTCTGTTTACGACAGTGTTGTGGTCGATTATGCTGTCTACCTGTATAAAAATCGGGATTCGGTCGGATTCACTCAAAAGCAGGAAGGCGAACGATCAGCCGCTTATGAACCAGGTATCCCTTCAAGCATCCGACTCGCTCTTCCTCTTCCGAAAATTAAGGTGGGGTACTGA
- a CDS encoding Ig-like domain-containing protein, whose translation MTRSIEPLMDFFLREKGESVSVNGVQLMALIRDATDKIQSTDEKIIRSATPLQTGDFIDYRNERYLLTSQIDQNNNSCRGRMRTCNYSIAFNFNGNVKWFDGIVEGKTFSIDAGNIISMPDGTITVILQDNADTRDIALSQRFYNTHQPFKVKGIDRTVNGIIKLSCSLDSISTAYDDVENNIVDRWKYEIAHTYALTIDNRTTANVLINDILQLNVTATDNGSPMVNPAITFTSSDSNVVSVDNKGMVMGVEAGQATITAALTYHPTVQATIQITTVETQTHTYTISITGNPTIKVGQSASYVSHIYDNGIEVFDQSVVWSLRNQDNSTPVMGSITASTGNSATVKAGSSSSYYNKYIVLTATLSSDPTVTIEKTIQLKSLI comes from the coding sequence ATGACACGAAGTATAGAACCGCTAATGGACTTTTTCCTTCGGGAGAAAGGGGAATCAGTATCTGTTAACGGTGTGCAGTTGATGGCTCTCATTCGGGATGCGACAGATAAAATACAATCAACAGATGAAAAAATCATCCGATCAGCAACACCGCTTCAAACAGGTGATTTTATTGATTATCGAAATGAACGATACTTACTCACAAGTCAGATTGATCAGAATAACAATTCGTGTCGCGGCAGAATGCGTACATGCAATTATAGCATAGCGTTTAACTTTAATGGCAACGTGAAATGGTTTGATGGGATTGTGGAAGGTAAAACCTTTTCCATTGACGCTGGTAATATCATTTCGATGCCGGATGGAACGATAACCGTTATCCTCCAAGACAATGCGGATACAAGAGATATTGCTTTAAGCCAGCGATTTTACAATACCCATCAGCCATTTAAAGTCAAAGGCATTGATCGCACTGTTAATGGAATCATCAAGCTCAGTTGTTCGCTGGATTCTATCTCTACCGCTTATGATGATGTCGAAAATAATATTGTAGATCGTTGGAAATATGAAATTGCTCATACATACGCTTTAACCATAGATAACAGGACAACAGCCAATGTGCTGATCAATGATATTTTACAATTGAATGTTACAGCTACGGATAATGGGAGTCCGATGGTAAATCCGGCGATTACCTTTACCTCATCTGATTCGAATGTGGTTAGCGTGGATAATAAGGGTATGGTGATGGGGGTTGAAGCTGGGCAAGCAACAATTACAGCTGCGTTGACATATCATCCGACTGTTCAGGCTACGATTCAGATTACAACCGTCGAAACGCAGACACATACATATACGATATCGATTACAGGCAATCCAACCATTAAAGTCGGGCAAAGCGCATCTTACGTTAGCCACATCTATGACAATGGCATTGAAGTATTTGATCAGTCGGTCGTTTGGAGCTTGCGGAATCAAGATAATTCGACTCCCGTTATGGGAAGCATCACTGCCAGTACAGGAAATAGTGCAACCGTGAAAGCCGGAAGTAGCAGCAGTTACTACAATAAATACATCGTGTTGACAGCCACGCTATCAAGCGATCCCACAGTTACCATTGAAAAGACCATTCAGCTTAAAAGTCTAATCTAA
- a CDS encoding SHOCT domain-containing protein, with product MQRKSIDYMLSLSLLKQLKSQKLITEEEFLEIDMLNKKSFSSV from the coding sequence ATGCAAAGAAAATCCATCGATTACATGCTCAGTTTGAGCCTATTGAAACAACTGAAATCCCAAAAATTGATTACCGAAGAGGAATTTTTGGAGATTGATATGCTAAATAAAAAGTCCTTTAGCAGCGTGTAG
- a CDS encoding recombinase family protein, protein MAKAATAKKVVVVPVKTVESVDGVPQIQKKKVAAYCRVSTDSEEQKESYTNQVNHYTRYIQSNSEWEMIDIYADEGITGTNTKNRVQFNRMIQDARNGKIDLILVKSISRFARNTLDLLKYVRELKSLGVAVFFERENINTLDTTGEVLLTILSSLAQDESRNISENCRWGILRGFQNGKVFCNTTRFLGYDKDENGELVINEKEAEIVRRIYDEYLDGKSYQAIANGLMKDKIKTVTGGEKWWDSSITLILTNEKYYGALLQQKTVTVDFLTHKRVKNKGQEQQYLIEDNHQPIISKEMFDAVQREKERRAKLKGNVMGDRKKYSSKYPLSSKVFCGCCGANFKRRTWNSNNPSKKVVWQCRTYVTQGKDACDAKAVDEVVLQNAFVRVFNRMHGDKESFIQTLKANIEAVLSKRAGHEPLLEIERQIEQLKSDLKGLVNLKLRDQLDEAVYVEENARISNQLNELRQKKSLLENDNDQKAQIKDRIDEIIQVLSLRQDLLEQFDDDIFNALVEKITILSPAHFVFTLKSGLDIEENIE, encoded by the coding sequence ATGGCAAAAGCAGCAACAGCGAAAAAGGTTGTCGTCGTACCAGTTAAAACCGTGGAGTCGGTGGATGGGGTTCCGCAAATTCAAAAGAAGAAAGTCGCAGCATACTGCAGGGTCAGCACGGACTCGGAAGAACAAAAAGAGAGTTACACAAACCAAGTCAACCACTATACTCGGTATATCCAAAGTAACTCGGAATGGGAAATGATCGATATTTACGCTGATGAGGGAATCACGGGAACGAATACCAAGAATCGTGTTCAATTTAATCGAATGATACAGGATGCCCGAAACGGCAAGATCGATCTGATTCTGGTTAAATCGATTTCGAGATTTGCGAGAAACACGCTTGATTTATTGAAATACGTGCGTGAGCTGAAAAGTCTCGGTGTGGCAGTATTTTTTGAACGGGAAAACATCAACACATTGGATACGACAGGTGAAGTATTACTCACCATCCTTAGTTCCCTTGCACAAGACGAAAGCCGGAATATATCCGAGAACTGCCGGTGGGGAATCTTGCGAGGATTCCAGAACGGCAAAGTATTCTGCAACACCACTCGCTTCCTCGGATACGATAAGGATGAAAACGGTGAATTGGTCATCAATGAGAAGGAAGCTGAGATTGTCCGACGCATATACGATGAGTATCTGGATGGTAAAAGCTATCAGGCGATTGCCAATGGATTAATGAAGGATAAAATCAAAACCGTCACAGGTGGAGAAAAATGGTGGGACTCTTCGATAACGCTGATCCTGACCAATGAGAAGTATTACGGAGCTTTACTCCAGCAAAAGACCGTCACTGTCGATTTTCTGACGCATAAGCGAGTCAAGAATAAAGGGCAGGAACAACAATATTTGATTGAGGACAACCATCAGCCGATTATCTCCAAGGAAATGTTCGATGCGGTTCAAAGGGAAAAAGAGCGCCGTGCAAAATTGAAGGGAAACGTCATGGGCGACCGCAAGAAATACTCCAGCAAATATCCACTTAGCAGCAAAGTATTCTGTGGATGCTGCGGAGCCAATTTCAAGCGGCGAACCTGGAACAGCAATAATCCGTCCAAGAAGGTGGTATGGCAATGCCGAACCTACGTGACGCAAGGTAAAGATGCTTGTGATGCCAAGGCGGTCGATGAAGTTGTTTTGCAGAATGCATTTGTACGAGTGTTCAATCGGATGCACGGCGATAAGGAAAGTTTCATCCAAACGCTGAAGGCTAATATTGAAGCGGTGCTTTCCAAACGGGCAGGACATGAACCGCTATTGGAAATCGAACGGCAGATAGAACAGTTAAAATCGGATCTCAAAGGATTGGTCAACCTGAAGCTTCGGGATCAGCTTGACGAAGCGGTGTACGTCGAAGAAAATGCTCGAATCTCAAATCAACTGAACGAACTTCGGCAGAAGAAATCCCTGCTGGAAAATGACAACGACCAAAAGGCACAAATCAAGGATCGAATCGATGAAATTATTCAAGTCCTAAGCTTACGTCAAGATTTGCTCGAACAATTTGACGATGACATATTCAATGCGCTGGTTGAGAAGATAACTATTCTCTCGCCAGCGCATTTTGTTTTTACCTTGAAAAGCGGGTTGGATATTGAAGAGAACATTGAGTAA
- a CDS encoding DUF262 domain-containing protein, producing MAAGTIEANKEILQKIFSEDFWFLIPEYQRSYVWQTDNITELVDDLYFAFEHKPENDYFLGSLVLKKLKESTFPEYEVLDGQQRLTTFFIMMAVLRDTIDNPQYKKTLHKKIFQEESPLENIPSRTRLTYKIRDSVEDFIHQFVIKLEGTSNIDALKSYLESDNVSISNMSNAILVLREQMLKIKQEHGLEEFVKFIFNKALFIYVSTENTEDAFRLFTILNNRGIPLTNADILKSQNIGALPTEKEKNKYAKIWEEIEGKHGDDFDRFLQFIRTILVQEKARANLLEEFNEKIYSVKPPQTPRLQLGKDTIDFINRYNEIYEEIIELQSTTLSNSFKNLLTIMKIGLRSEDWIPPLMHYYAKFGTKQLEEFLKKLEYKFTGDWVCGITPTIRLDAMNSILKMIDQTPQSQLDNLLNNSQLFEIDLEEFKRNIQGNIYKKQYARHLLLKVEYLSGDNTVHLSNYEYITVEHVLPQNPPDNSQWTRDFNEEERTNWVNKIANLVLISQKKNSALSNQDFEQKKKTYLSKRIDAFHANKVFIEQNSKWTPSVLKDRQAQLINMLSEIQ from the coding sequence ATGGCAGCCGGAACAATTGAAGCAAACAAAGAGATTCTTCAAAAAATATTCTCAGAAGATTTTTGGTTTCTTATCCCCGAGTATCAGCGCTCATATGTATGGCAAACTGATAATATTACTGAGCTTGTAGATGACTTGTATTTTGCTTTTGAACACAAGCCAGAAAATGATTACTTCCTCGGATCATTAGTTCTGAAGAAGTTAAAGGAAAGTACTTTTCCAGAATACGAAGTACTAGATGGACAACAACGACTAACAACATTTTTTATCATGATGGCTGTGTTAAGAGATACCATTGATAACCCACAATATAAGAAAACACTGCATAAAAAAATATTTCAAGAAGAGAGTCCTCTTGAAAATATCCCCTCCAGAACTAGGCTAACTTACAAAATTCGAGATAGTGTAGAAGACTTCATCCATCAATTTGTTATTAAATTAGAAGGAACAAGCAATATAGATGCGCTGAAATCCTATTTAGAGAGCGACAACGTATCCATCTCAAATATGTCCAACGCCATCCTCGTTTTGCGTGAACAGATGCTAAAAATAAAACAAGAGCATGGTCTGGAAGAATTCGTGAAGTTCATCTTTAACAAAGCACTATTCATTTATGTATCGACAGAAAATACCGAAGATGCATTCCGGTTGTTCACAATTCTGAATAATCGGGGAATCCCACTGACAAATGCAGACATATTGAAATCACAAAATATTGGGGCGCTGCCCACTGAAAAGGAAAAGAATAAGTACGCAAAGATATGGGAAGAAATAGAAGGGAAACATGGTGATGATTTTGATCGTTTCTTACAATTTATTAGAACGATCTTAGTACAGGAAAAAGCCAGAGCAAATTTACTGGAGGAGTTCAATGAGAAAATCTATAGTGTTAAGCCTCCTCAAACTCCTCGGCTCCAATTAGGTAAAGATACAATCGACTTTATTAATCGATATAATGAAATATATGAGGAGATCATTGAATTACAAAGCACAACTTTAAGTAATAGCTTTAAAAACTTACTTACCATCATGAAAATCGGTTTGCGTTCCGAAGACTGGATTCCACCTTTAATGCATTATTATGCGAAGTTTGGAACGAAACAATTGGAAGAATTCCTCAAAAAATTGGAATATAAATTTACGGGAGACTGGGTTTGCGGAATTACTCCGACGATCCGATTAGATGCAATGAATAGTATTCTTAAAATGATCGATCAGACTCCGCAAAGTCAATTAGATAATTTACTTAATAATAGCCAATTATTCGAAATAGACCTTGAGGAATTTAAACGTAATATTCAAGGGAATATTTATAAAAAACAGTATGCTCGACATCTGCTTTTAAAGGTTGAATATTTGTCGGGAGACAATACCGTTCATTTGTCGAATTATGAATATATTACTGTTGAACATGTTCTACCTCAAAATCCACCAGACAACAGCCAGTGGACACGCGATTTTAACGAAGAAGAAAGAACTAATTGGGTTAATAAAATTGCGAATCTAGTCTTGATAAGTCAAAAGAAAAATAGTGCATTAAGCAATCAGGATTTTGAACAGAAAAAGAAAACATATTTATCAAAACGGATTGATGCTTTCCACGCAAATAAAGTGTTTATTGAGCAGAATTCAAAATGGACTCCGAGCGTCTTAAAAGATCGACAAGCCCAATTGATTAATATGCTTTCTGAAATACAATAA
- a CDS encoding DUF6997 domain-containing protein, giving the protein MKTNVFQTAVEWMKENKSNLFPPVSFQDYLKKNGLPIANTAASISVDSIEKLNPLLRFEQTMVFRLGASDSGTGTQFALRKVDDLREYFLIDDEIFTDKSGSEFSIEESSGLLAFKVLPYLSETSLVNLGLATGLIGRALGLSDEKVSITTATCQAAFSFSLKLNSEDTTSYLHNRGQVEIDAMFVAEKNNRPTLFVMEAKSDTTHRSLAKHKLVYPILAISESVSTEIPIIPVYLKVFEADNFWHFHIIECSFPDPRNSIRAINDLRPKSHTYFRVRQ; this is encoded by the coding sequence ATGAAAACAAATGTCTTCCAAACAGCAGTAGAATGGATGAAGGAAAATAAATCAAACCTCTTTCCTCCCGTCTCTTTTCAAGATTACCTGAAAAAGAACGGATTGCCAATCGCAAATACCGCAGCATCCATCTCCGTCGATTCAATTGAAAAGTTAAATCCGCTATTACGATTCGAACAAACAATGGTGTTTCGATTGGGGGCTTCGGATTCGGGAACGGGTACTCAGTTCGCTTTGAGAAAAGTGGACGATCTACGAGAGTATTTCTTGATTGACGACGAGATATTTACGGATAAGAGTGGCAGCGAATTTTCAATCGAAGAGTCGTCAGGCCTGTTGGCTTTCAAGGTACTTCCTTATTTGTCCGAAACATCGCTAGTCAATCTAGGTTTAGCGACAGGATTAATTGGCCGGGCTTTAGGTTTATCCGATGAAAAAGTTTCGATTACAACTGCAACTTGTCAGGCTGCATTCTCCTTTTCACTGAAGTTGAATTCTGAGGATACCACGTCGTATTTGCACAACAGAGGACAAGTTGAGATTGATGCTATGTTTGTTGCAGAGAAAAATAATCGTCCGACACTATTCGTAATGGAAGCTAAGAGCGATACAACTCATAGGTCATTAGCAAAGCATAAACTCGTTTACCCGATTCTTGCGATTTCAGAGAGCGTTTCTACTGAAATACCTATTATCCCCGTCTATCTAAAAGTATTCGAAGCTGATAATTTTTGGCATTTTCATATTATTGAGTGTTCATTTCCTGATCCAAGAAATAGTATTCGTGCAATTAACGATTTACGACCAAAATCACATACATATTTCCGAGTGCGGCAATAG